From the genome of Miscanthus floridulus cultivar M001 chromosome 10, ASM1932011v1, whole genome shotgun sequence, one region includes:
- the LOC136485712 gene encoding putative disease resistance protein RGA4 isoform X3 has product MATILDAMGPYVMQLIADMATEEVKMLLGISGDIEKLENNMESIKCFLVDAERKRITELRVQRWVQKLKNAMYDATDILDLCQIKADKQRESKGSSTVEKAPGCCRPLLSCLRNPVFAHKIGSRIKELNQRLDNIYEEAHKFNFINLGSHPEQRMSTGEKVTSEFVESAIVGEKIERETRELAQMLTIHGHHDIKVVAIVGTGGMGKSTLAQKIFNETTIQGHFKVKIWLSITQHFDEVELLRTAIEHAGGVHGGVQDKTLLSRRLTNTLSMGTWNRSPESCRDENYQ; this is encoded by the exons ATGGCCACAATCTTGGATGCTATGGGACCCTACGTGATGCAGCTGATAGCCGACATGGCAACAGAAGAGGTGAAGATGTTGCTGGGCATATCTGGGGATATTGAGAAGCTAGAGAACAACATGGAAAGTATCAAATGCTTCCTTGTTGACGCTGAGAGGAAGCGCATCACTGAATTGAGGGTGCAAAGATGGGTTCAGAAGCTCAAGAACGCCATGTATGACGCCACTGACATCCTAGACCTATGTCAAATCAAAGCTGACAAGCAGAGGGAATCGAAAGGTAGCAGCACGGTTGAAAAGGCTCCAGGTTGCTGCCGGCCATTGCTCTCCTGCCTACGGAATCCTGTGTTCGCACACAAGATAGGCAGCCGCATCAAGGAGCTCAACCAGAGGCTGGACAACATATATGAAGAGGCTCACAAGTTCAACTTCATCAATCTAGGATCCCACCCAGAACAGAGGATGTCCACTGGAGAGAAGGTGACATCTGAGTTTGTTGAGTCCGCTATTGTTGGTGAGAAAATTGAGAGGGAGACAAGGGAGCTTGCTCAAATGCTAACCATCCATGGACACCACGACATCAAAGTGGTGGCCATTGTGGGCACAGGTGGCATGGGCAAAAGCACCTTGGCCCAGAAGATCTTCAATGAGACCACCATCCAAGGACACTTCAAAGTGAAGATATGGCTAAGCATCACCCAACACTTTGATGAGGTTGAGCTTCTCAGGACAGCAATTGAGCATGCTGGGGGAGTCCATGGTGGGgtgcaagacaagaccctcctctCACGGAGGCTCACCAACACCTTGTCCATGG GTACATGGAACAGATCTCCTGAAAGTTGTCGGGATGAAAATTATCAGTAA
- the LOC136485712 gene encoding putative disease resistance protein RGA4 isoform X2 encodes MATILDAMGPYVMQLIADMATEEVKMLLGISGDIEKLENNMESIKCFLVDAERKRITELRVQRWVQKLKNAMYDATDILDLCQIKADKQRESKGSSTVEKAPGCCRPLLSCLRNPVFAHKIGSRIKELNQRLDNIYEEAHKFNFINLGSHPEQRMSTGEKVTSEFVESAIVGEKIERETRELAQMLTIHGHHDIKVVAIVGTGGMGKSTLAQKIFNETTIQGHFKVKIWLSITQHFDEVELLRTAIEHAGGVHGGVQDKTLLSRRLTNTLSMGRFLLVLDDVWSIVAWSNVLSVPVRNASKNHQGNWVLITTRLEDLALVPEPPSTNIMYMEQIS; translated from the exons ATGGCCACAATCTTGGATGCTATGGGACCCTACGTGATGCAGCTGATAGCCGACATGGCAACAGAAGAGGTGAAGATGTTGCTGGGCATATCTGGGGATATTGAGAAGCTAGAGAACAACATGGAAAGTATCAAATGCTTCCTTGTTGACGCTGAGAGGAAGCGCATCACTGAATTGAGGGTGCAAAGATGGGTTCAGAAGCTCAAGAACGCCATGTATGACGCCACTGACATCCTAGACCTATGTCAAATCAAAGCTGACAAGCAGAGGGAATCGAAAGGTAGCAGCACGGTTGAAAAGGCTCCAGGTTGCTGCCGGCCATTGCTCTCCTGCCTACGGAATCCTGTGTTCGCACACAAGATAGGCAGCCGCATCAAGGAGCTCAACCAGAGGCTGGACAACATATATGAAGAGGCTCACAAGTTCAACTTCATCAATCTAGGATCCCACCCAGAACAGAGGATGTCCACTGGAGAGAAGGTGACATCTGAGTTTGTTGAGTCCGCTATTGTTGGTGAGAAAATTGAGAGGGAGACAAGGGAGCTTGCTCAAATGCTAACCATCCATGGACACCACGACATCAAAGTGGTGGCCATTGTGGGCACAGGTGGCATGGGCAAAAGCACCTTGGCCCAGAAGATCTTCAATGAGACCACCATCCAAGGACACTTCAAAGTGAAGATATGGCTAAGCATCACCCAACACTTTGATGAGGTTGAGCTTCTCAGGACAGCAATTGAGCATGCTGGGGGAGTCCATGGTGGGgtgcaagacaagaccctcctctCACGGAGGCTCACCAACACCTTGTCCATGGGTAGGTTTCTCTTGGTCCTGGATGATGTGTGGAGTATTGTAGCATGGAGCAATGTGCTTAGTGTTCCGGTCAGAAATGCAAGTAAAAATCATCAGGGCAATTGGGTGCTAATCACTACAAGATTAGAAGACCTAGCTCTCGTACCGGAGCCTCCTTCTACCAACATCAT GTACATGGAACAGATCTCCTGA
- the LOC136485712 gene encoding putative disease resistance RPP13-like protein 1 isoform X1, whose amino-acid sequence MHDVVRSFAEFMSKEESLVVQDQQHDGGSKISHVRHLSIGSTKSALEWDILQKHKSVRTLIINKRVNVQPSDSFGRLSTLRVLFIRGTDCDRLVDSICQLRHLRYLYFQDTNISRLPGDIHRMKFLQHILVQKCPQLDHLPSCITQLLHLRTLSMYGSHDNVLIPKGFGQLKNLRTLYGFRVHLDKNGGTGWCSLEEIGPLSQLRELSLHDLENVPASSSAGMAMVSSKEHLDYLELHWSSTGFMGLRGETNMQQQQRVVEEVIEVLSPPSSIRHLHMEGYFGSRLPNWMMVPATWVFKSLRHLRMDKLCCCTQLPDGLCQLPSLENLNIIDAPAIKSVGPEFQSPSCLAVGGGIDVTARSAVTFPNLTFLRLDGLCEWEEWEWEEQGEDATVDAMAMPALKELIIDSCKLTCLPPGLASSRRHALRQVHLYELSNLTYIENFPSVVELQVFDCPELRRISNLSKLQKIEILYCPNVEVLEGVPSLDSMEMEDGTMETVPEYVTTGSLWRSRILLACSGQYSVLLNCSA is encoded by the exons ATGCATGACGTGGTGCGATCTTTTGCAGAGTTTATGTCTAAAGAAGAATCATTGGTGGTCCAGGATCAGCAACATGATGGTGGTAGCAAGATCAGCCATGTACGTCACTTGTCTATAGGATCAACCAAGTCAGCACTAGAATGGGATATTCTACAAAAGCACAAATCAGTAAGAACATTAATTATAAATAAAAGAGTTAATGTTCAGCCTAGTGACTCATTTGGGAGATTGTCTACCCTAAGAGTGCTTTTTATAAGGGGTACTGATTGTGATAGATTGGTTGACTCTATATGTCAGCTGAGGCACCTGAGATACCTCTACTTCCAGGATACAAATATATCTAGGCTACCTGGAGACATTCATAGGATGAAGTTCTTGCAGCACATTTTGGTTCAGAAATGTCCACAGCTAGACCATCTTCCTAGCTGCATTACACAGCTTCTGCATCTAAGAACTCTTAGCATGTATGGTTCCCATGACAATGTTTTAATACCCAAGGGGTTTGGTCAGTTAAAAAATCTAAGAACACTTTATGGGTTCCGAGTACATTTGGACAAGAATGGGGGCACGGGCTGGTGCAGCTTGGAAGAGATAGGGCCTCTGTCCCAGCTTAGGGAGCTTTCTTTACATGATCTAGAAAATGTGCCTGCTAGCTCGTCGGCTGGAATGGCCATGGTTAGTAGCAAGGAGCACCTTGATTACTTGGAACTACATTGGAGTAGCACCGGATTCATGGGATTGAGGGGTGAAACcaacatgcagcagcagcagcgagtaGTGGAGGAGGTAATTGAGGTGCTCAGCCCTCCATCCAGCATACGGCATCTACACATGGAAGGATACTTTGGTAGCCGGCTACCAAATTGGATGATGGTTCCAGCTACATGGGTCTTTAAGAGCCTGAGGCATTTAAGGATGGACAAACTTTGTTGTTGCACCCAACTCCCTGACGGTCTGTGCCAGCTCCCTAGTTTGGAGAATCTGAACATTATTGACGCACCTGCCATCAAGAGTGTTGGGCCTGAGTTCCAGTCACCCTCCTGCCTGGCAGTGGGTGGAGGTATAGACGTCACTGCTAGATCAGCAGTAACATTTCCTAATCTGACATTTCTTCGTCTGGATGGCTTGTGCGAATGGGAGGAGTGGGAATGGGAGGAGCAGGGTGAGGATGCAACAGTAGATGCCATGGCCATGCCTGCACTCAAGGAGCTCATAATTGATAGCTGCAAGCTAACTTGTCTTCCACCGGGGCTCGCCAGTAGCAGGAGGCATGCTCTAAGACAAGTGCACCTGTACGAGCTGAGCAACCTGACATATATAGAGAACTTCCCTTCAGTTGTGGAACTTCAAGTATTCGACTGCCCGGAGCTGAGAAGGATCAGCAATCTCTCCAAGTTGCAGAAAATCGAGATCTTATACTGCCCAAATGTGGAGGTGCTAGAAGGAGTCCCGTCACTTGACAGCATGGAGATGGAGGACGGCACCATGGAGACAGTTCCGGAATATGTGACAACA GGATCCTTATGGCGGAGCCGCATCCTGCTAGCTTGCAGCGGCCAGTACTCTGTTTTGCTCAATTGCTCTGCTTGA